One genomic window of Halogeometricum sp. S3BR5-2 includes the following:
- a CDS encoding ferritin-like domain-containing protein, with product MTNEDNTEGGTNGSPFDSGVESVQEAVTSRRGFLAGSTAAGIGALAFGTSGVAADHEGNGNGKGEEMSDEKSSEDSEGASEIAGSGIWDVDVLNYALTLEHLEDAFYQQNLKSLGGYYSKDTIISADMFEPLPYGVREPIYHQLTQIGEHEAAHVETLESVIEDLGGTPVEKAEYEFDTMVTDDPTAFLQTAQALENTGVAAYAGAAPYIGDDDILSAALGVHSVEARHAAFINYLNGMSPFPNVVDEALGRAEVLEVATQFIVD from the coding sequence ATGACGAACGAAGACAACACGGAAGGCGGAACGAACGGGTCGCCGTTCGATTCGGGCGTAGAGTCGGTCCAAGAAGCGGTCACCTCGCGGCGCGGGTTCCTCGCGGGTTCGACCGCGGCGGGAATCGGCGCGCTGGCGTTCGGCACCTCGGGCGTGGCGGCCGACCACGAGGGCAACGGGAACGGAAAGGGCGAGGAGATGAGCGACGAGAAGTCGAGCGAGGACTCCGAGGGAGCGAGCGAGATAGCCGGCTCCGGCATCTGGGACGTCGACGTGCTGAACTACGCGCTCACCCTCGAACACCTCGAAGACGCGTTCTACCAGCAGAACCTGAAGTCGCTCGGCGGCTACTACAGCAAGGATACGATCATCTCCGCGGATATGTTCGAGCCGCTCCCCTACGGCGTCCGCGAACCCATCTACCACCAGCTAACCCAGATCGGCGAGCACGAGGCCGCGCACGTCGAGACGCTCGAGTCGGTCATCGAGGACCTCGGCGGCACGCCCGTCGAGAAGGCCGAGTACGAGTTCGACACGATGGTCACCGACGACCCGACGGCGTTCCTCCAGACGGCGCAGGCGCTGGAGAACACGGGCGTCGCCGCCTACGCGGGCGCGGCACCCTACATCGGCGACGACGACATCCTCTCGGCGGCGCTCGGCGTCCACAGCGTCGAGGCCCGTCACGCGGCGTTCATCAACTACCTGAACGGGATGAGTCCGTTCCCGAACGTGGTCGACGAGGCCCTCGGCCGGGCGGAGGTCCTGGAGGTGGCGACCCAGTTCATCGTCGACTGA
- a CDS encoding cellulase family glycosylhydrolase has protein sequence MGRGGSGPDTSRSRRRFLRRVGAGTASTLVALSGCGRPDAGPRPPATETETPAPDTATPTATTAEPEPSPLLDVRGAVYFPSRTFNQYQAWEQYDPEETVRDLSYARSVNLNALRTLVSYEYWRDSPEESRRKLDHLFAAAAERGIRVLPVLFESIGEEPTSENLHDRDVLRNGAIRSPSHEVIRNESEWTGPHQFVRWFVGRYGDHDGLLAVEVMNEPGEWDDRVRFCRAMLQAARGADPDAPLTMGSVGLSNNLQYDDPPLDVFQFHYNLPPTTAHMEAALAEASRLSRETETPVWLTEWQRTRQEPPDVLVPNYSSLAATVRDGDVAGDFFWQLMLKPAYGYVQRAKGRLNGLFYEDGWVYSADDARAVAGEDGEWNSRQTWPEWARELRRSDE, from the coding sequence ATGGGACGCGGTGGTTCGGGGCCTGACACGTCCCGGTCGAGACGGCGGTTCCTCCGGCGGGTCGGCGCGGGGACGGCTTCGACGCTCGTCGCTCTGAGCGGGTGCGGTCGACCCGACGCCGGACCGCGGCCCCCGGCGACGGAGACGGAGACGCCCGCCCCGGATACCGCCACCCCGACGGCGACGACGGCGGAACCCGAGCCGTCCCCCCTTCTCGACGTCCGCGGCGCGGTGTACTTCCCCTCTCGGACGTTCAACCAGTATCAGGCGTGGGAGCAATACGACCCCGAGGAGACGGTTCGGGACCTCTCGTACGCCCGGTCGGTCAACCTGAACGCCCTCCGGACGCTCGTCAGCTACGAGTACTGGCGGGACAGCCCCGAGGAGTCCCGGCGGAAACTCGATCACCTGTTCGCGGCGGCCGCCGAGCGGGGAATCCGGGTGCTCCCGGTGCTGTTCGAGAGCATCGGCGAGGAGCCGACTTCCGAGAACCTCCACGACCGGGACGTCCTGCGCAACGGCGCGATTCGGTCCCCCTCGCACGAGGTCATCCGGAACGAGAGCGAGTGGACCGGCCCCCACCAGTTCGTCCGGTGGTTCGTCGGGCGGTACGGCGACCACGACGGCCTCCTCGCCGTCGAAGTGATGAACGAACCCGGCGAGTGGGACGACCGGGTCCGGTTCTGCCGGGCGATGCTGCAGGCGGCCCGCGGCGCCGACCCGGACGCGCCGCTCACGATGGGCAGCGTCGGTCTCTCCAACAACCTTCAGTACGACGACCCGCCGCTCGACGTCTTCCAGTTCCACTACAACCTCCCGCCGACGACGGCGCACATGGAGGCGGCGCTGGCGGAGGCGTCCCGGCTATCGCGGGAGACGGAGACGCCGGTGTGGCTGACCGAGTGGCAGCGCACCCGTCAGGAACCTCCGGACGTGCTCGTCCCCAACTACTCCTCGCTGGCGGCGACGGTGCGCGACGGCGACGTCGCCGGCGACTTCTTCTGGCAGTTGATGCTCAAGCCGGCGTACGGCTACGTCCAGCGGGCGAAGGGGCGCCTCAACGGGCTGTTTTACGAGGACGGCTGGGTGTACTCCGCGGACGACGCGCGGGCCGTCGCGGGCGAGGACGGCGAGTGGAACAGCCGTCAGACGTGGCCCGAGTGGGCGCGGGAGCTCCGCCGGAGCGACGAGTGA
- a CDS encoding ABC transporter permease, whose product MGRLRYTISRLLQSVPVIVGVITITFFLTDAIPGDPVSIMLGPSPSAQQAAAIRAKFGLDQPLYVRYFNYLFDVLRLDLGTSLYYQVPVTQKIMERLPVTMYLLLASFTFALVTAVPLGIVSAKRRNQPTDHISRVVALFGVSTPSFWIGLMLIIVFSFWLGWLPATNIILPWTGPANVDGASNQIEVIIESLRHLVMPMITLGTLQMAAFTRIERSSMLEVLGEEYVKLARAYGVSESKIVRKHAFRNAQLPLITLVGLQLTSALGGAVLTETVFSINGMGRLIITAIQNQDFQLVMGTTLVFGLAFVIGVIITDLSYAYVDPRVSFDGGE is encoded by the coding sequence ATGGGACGCCTGCGCTACACCATCAGTCGACTGCTCCAATCCGTCCCCGTGATAGTCGGTGTGATCACCATCACGTTCTTCCTCACCGACGCGATTCCGGGCGACCCCGTATCGATCATGCTCGGCCCGTCGCCGAGCGCACAGCAGGCCGCCGCCATCCGAGCGAAGTTCGGACTCGACCAGCCGCTCTACGTCAGGTATTTCAACTACCTGTTCGACGTACTTCGGCTGGACCTCGGGACGAGCCTCTACTACCAGGTGCCGGTCACGCAGAAGATCATGGAGCGGCTGCCGGTGACGATGTACCTCCTGCTCGCCAGCTTCACGTTCGCGCTGGTGACCGCCGTTCCGCTCGGCATCGTCTCGGCGAAGCGCCGCAACCAGCCGACGGACCACATCTCGCGGGTCGTGGCGCTGTTCGGCGTCAGCACCCCCTCGTTCTGGATCGGTCTGATGCTGATCATCGTCTTCTCGTTCTGGCTGGGCTGGCTGCCGGCGACGAACATCATCCTCCCGTGGACCGGCCCCGCGAACGTGGACGGGGCGAGCAACCAGATAGAGGTGATAATCGAATCGCTCCGGCACCTCGTCATGCCGATGATAACGCTGGGGACGCTCCAGATGGCGGCGTTCACCCGTATCGAGCGCTCCTCGATGCTCGAGGTGCTCGGCGAGGAGTACGTGAAGCTCGCGCGGGCCTACGGCGTCAGCGAGAGCAAAATCGTGCGCAAACACGCCTTCCGGAACGCGCAACTGCCCCTCATCACGCTGGTCGGCCTCCAGTTGACGAGCGCGCTGGGCGGGGCGGTGCTGACGGAGACGGTCTTCTCCATCAACGGGATGGGCCGTCTCATCATCACGGCCATCCAGAATCAGGATTTCCAGCTCGTGATGGGGACGACGCTAGTGTTCGGACTGGCGTTCGTCATCGGCGTCATCATCACGGACCTCTCGTACGCGTACGTCGACCCGCGCGTCTCCTTCGACGGGGGTGAGTGA
- a CDS encoding NUDIX hydrolase, which translates to MERDADADEDLTWETTDTEIDYSCPGFDVRRDEVTLPDGTETDFHYVDEPAAAVILPFTPDGDVVLVEEWRQAVGRVNRGLPAGSLEPDDDDVGAAARRELEEETGYEAGSMEYLGAVEPSNGLLNSVHHHFVARECEPTGERNLDFNESIRVAVEAYDDLLAAALDGDLRDGRTLAGVLRYELAERWR; encoded by the coding sequence ATGGAACGCGACGCGGACGCCGACGAGGACCTGACGTGGGAGACGACCGACACCGAAATCGACTACTCCTGCCCCGGGTTCGACGTCCGGCGGGACGAGGTGACGCTCCCCGACGGCACCGAGACGGACTTTCACTACGTGGACGAACCCGCGGCGGCCGTGATTCTCCCCTTCACCCCCGACGGCGACGTGGTGCTCGTCGAGGAGTGGCGCCAGGCGGTCGGTCGGGTGAACCGCGGCCTGCCCGCGGGGTCGCTCGAACCCGACGACGACGACGTCGGGGCCGCCGCGCGGCGCGAACTCGAAGAGGAGACGGGTTACGAGGCCGGGTCGATGGAGTATCTCGGCGCCGTCGAACCCTCCAACGGCCTCCTGAACAGCGTCCACCACCACTTCGTCGCGCGCGAGTGCGAACCGACGGGCGAACGGAATCTCGACTTCAACGAGAGCATCCGGGTCGCCGTCGAGGCGTACGACGACCTGCTGGCGGCGGCGCTGGACGGCGACCTGCGCGACGGCCGCACGCTCGCCGGCGTCCTCAGATACGAACTCGCCGAGCGCTGGCGCTGA
- the tgtA gene encoding tRNA guanosine(15) transglycosylase TgtA produces MRDHFEIRDGDAAGRIGELDVPRAGVTVETPALMPVVNPNIVTVSPARLESEFGAQILITNSYIIHKNDDLREEALETGLHEMLGFDGAIVTDSGSFQLAEYGEISVTTREILEFQYDIGTDIGTPVDIPTPPDVSREQAEEELAVTEEALRDAEAVDTGEMLVNAPVQGSTYPDLREEAGRTAYATELDVFPVGAVVPLMNAYRYDDMVDAVAGAKRGLGRDAPVHLFGAGHPMMFALAVAMGCDLFDSAAYALYARDGRYLTVRGTEHLEDLDYLPCSCPICAEHSPNDLRAAEGEEQERLLAEHNLHVSFEELRRVKQAIRSGNLLELVEERARSHPAMLDGYRALLDHADQLEREDPVSKGSFFYLSGESARRPEVRRHRDRLDRLDVSGTVLLTQGGAPTGDRFDAAWRVLPPFGPFPRALSETYPLTAQVPERTDRAAREAAAEGVARLAEANPETEFVLAHDGWPETALARVPDGVELEPLDGVSPDGASPDDADETV; encoded by the coding sequence ATGCGCGACCACTTCGAGATACGCGACGGGGACGCCGCCGGCCGAATCGGCGAACTCGACGTCCCCCGCGCGGGCGTGACGGTCGAGACGCCGGCCCTGATGCCGGTCGTCAACCCCAACATCGTCACGGTGTCGCCCGCGCGCCTCGAGAGCGAGTTCGGGGCGCAGATTCTCATCACGAACTCCTACATCATCCACAAGAACGACGACCTGCGCGAGGAGGCCCTCGAAACCGGCCTCCACGAGATGCTCGGCTTCGACGGCGCAATCGTCACCGACTCGGGGTCGTTCCAACTCGCCGAGTACGGCGAGATTTCCGTGACGACCCGCGAGATTCTGGAGTTCCAGTACGACATCGGGACCGATATCGGCACGCCCGTCGACATCCCGACGCCGCCGGACGTCTCCCGGGAGCAAGCCGAAGAGGAACTCGCGGTCACCGAGGAGGCCCTGCGCGACGCCGAGGCGGTGGATACGGGCGAGATGCTGGTCAACGCGCCCGTGCAGGGGTCGACGTACCCCGACCTGCGCGAGGAGGCGGGCCGGACGGCGTACGCGACGGAGTTGGACGTGTTCCCCGTCGGCGCCGTCGTCCCCCTGATGAACGCCTACCGCTACGACGACATGGTCGACGCGGTGGCGGGCGCAAAGCGCGGACTCGGCCGCGACGCGCCCGTCCACCTGTTCGGCGCGGGCCACCCGATGATGTTCGCCCTCGCCGTGGCGATGGGCTGCGACCTGTTCGACTCGGCCGCCTACGCCCTCTACGCCCGCGACGGTCGCTACCTCACCGTCCGCGGCACCGAACACCTCGAGGACCTCGACTACCTGCCCTGTTCGTGCCCCATCTGCGCCGAGCACTCGCCGAACGACCTGCGCGCGGCCGAGGGGGAGGAGCAGGAGCGACTCCTCGCCGAACACAACCTCCACGTCTCCTTCGAGGAACTCCGGCGCGTGAAGCAGGCCATCCGGTCGGGGAACCTGCTCGAACTGGTCGAAGAGCGCGCCCGGTCGCACCCGGCGATGCTCGACGGCTACCGCGCCCTCCTCGACCACGCCGACCAACTCGAACGCGAGGACCCCGTCTCGAAGGGGTCGTTCTTCTACCTCTCCGGAGAGAGCGCCCGCCGCCCGGAGGTGCGCCGCCACCGCGACAGACTCGACCGGTTGGACGTCTCGGGAACGGTGCTGCTCACGCAGGGCGGGGCGCCGACGGGCGACCGCTTCGACGCGGCGTGGCGCGTCCTCCCGCCGTTCGGCCCGTTCCCGCGCGCCCTCTCGGAGACGTACCCGCTCACCGCGCAGGTGCCCGAGCGGACCGACCGCGCCGCCCGCGAGGCGGCCGCGGAGGGCGTCGCGCGACTGGCCGAGGCGAACCCCGAAACCGAGTTCGTCCTCGCCCACGACGGGTGGCCCGAGACGGCCCTCGCCCGCGTTCCCGACGGCGTCGAACTGGAACCGCTCGACGGGGTGTCTCCCGACGGCGCATCCCCCGACGACGCCGACGAGACGGTCTGA
- a CDS encoding metal-dependent hydrolase: MFVGHEFLAFALAGAGARFVGSDARTALAAGFVAALCALLPDLDVAYGFATYLLAVGRGAPLSWEAFWVVANGVHRVVTHPLPVGAAAACCFAAAAATGRVRDARADAGAVPATAAVALAVGALLVSSLVVPAVARVAGDASAVVAVVYLATAGLAGLAVARRTVAPVAVLAAAAGVGFLSHPFGDVFMAAPPPLLSPFAASPLTGRVTFASDQTLNLLGVLFVEAATVWAGFLVFLRLTDRRLRDAFAGWAVLGVGYAPAAFLLPRPTMVDAHVLGFTVVPLAVVVGATAAEWGTGSRADRAVRGLATGLATLTVAAGAYLLAYLLA, translated from the coding sequence ATGTTCGTCGGCCACGAGTTCCTCGCGTTCGCCCTCGCCGGCGCCGGCGCTCGATTCGTCGGGAGCGACGCGCGCACCGCCCTCGCCGCGGGGTTCGTCGCCGCCCTCTGCGCGCTTCTCCCCGACCTCGACGTCGCCTACGGGTTCGCGACGTACCTGCTCGCCGTCGGGCGCGGGGCGCCCCTCTCCTGGGAGGCGTTCTGGGTCGTCGCCAACGGCGTCCACCGGGTCGTCACGCACCCCCTGCCCGTCGGCGCCGCCGCGGCGTGTTGCTTCGCGGCCGCCGCCGCGACCGGCCGCGTCCGCGACGCGCGGGCCGACGCCGGCGCCGTCCCCGCGACGGCCGCCGTCGCTCTCGCCGTCGGCGCTCTCCTCGTCTCCTCGCTCGTCGTCCCGGCGGTGGCCCGAGTCGCCGGCGATGCCTCGGCCGTCGTCGCCGTCGTCTACCTCGCCACCGCCGGCCTCGCCGGTCTCGCCGTCGCCCGGCGCACCGTCGCGCCGGTGGCCGTCCTCGCCGCCGCCGCGGGCGTCGGCTTCCTCTCGCACCCCTTCGGCGACGTCTTCATGGCCGCGCCGCCGCCGTTGCTCTCGCCGTTCGCCGCCTCGCCGCTGACCGGTCGGGTGACGTTCGCGTCCGACCAGACGCTGAACCTCCTCGGCGTTCTCTTCGTCGAGGCGGCGACGGTGTGGGCGGGCTTTCTCGTCTTCCTCCGCCTGACCGACCGCCGCCTGCGCGACGCGTTCGCGGGATGGGCCGTCCTCGGCGTCGGCTACGCGCCCGCGGCGTTCCTGCTCCCGCGGCCGACGATGGTGGACGCGCACGTCCTCGGGTTCACCGTCGTCCCCCTCGCCGTCGTCGTCGGCGCGACGGCCGCCGAGTGGGGGACCGGGTCGCGGGCCGACCGCGCGGTGCGCGGCCTCGCGACCGGACTGGCGACGCTGACCGTGGCCGCGGGGGCGTACCTGCTCGCGTACCTGCTCGCGTGA
- the trmY gene encoding tRNA (pseudouridine(54)-N(1))-methyltransferase TrmY gives MRQFVIIGHDAPTTAEFSLNDLAGAAGRLDVLCRCVNSAFFLSHAIRESVRVHLVLGDEYTVRFDGAEVRRLNPDERSTAALIRGALEVREEAIGHMPAEASPGVTLRRMGFESTLDAVAEEGTVVELHESGDPVVDVEPPENPVFVLSDHRDFTDEEAALLADAADERVRLGPEVLHADHAVTVVHNYLDTAGFTTY, from the coding sequence ATGCGACAGTTCGTCATCATCGGTCACGACGCCCCGACGACCGCCGAGTTCTCGCTGAACGACTTGGCGGGGGCGGCGGGACGCCTCGACGTCCTGTGCCGGTGCGTCAACTCCGCGTTCTTCCTCTCGCACGCGATTCGGGAGTCGGTCCGCGTCCACCTGGTCCTCGGCGACGAGTACACCGTCCGCTTCGACGGCGCGGAGGTGCGGCGCCTCAACCCCGACGAGCGGAGCACGGCGGCGCTGATACGCGGCGCGTTGGAGGTCCGAGAGGAGGCCATCGGCCACATGCCCGCGGAGGCCAGTCCCGGCGTGACTCTCCGCCGGATGGGGTTCGAGTCGACGCTCGACGCCGTCGCCGAAGAGGGGACCGTCGTCGAACTCCACGAGTCGGGCGACCCGGTGGTCGACGTGGAACCCCCCGAAAATCCGGTGTTCGTCCTCTCGGACCACCGCGACTTCACCGACGAGGAGGCCGCCCTCCTCGCCGACGCCGCCGACGAGCGAGTCCGCCTCGGTCCGGAGGTGCTGCACGCGGACCACGCCGTCACCGTCGTCCACAACTACCTCGACACGGCGGGTTTCACGACGTACTGA
- a CDS encoding ArsR/SmtB family transcription factor, with translation MEAVLWYVLTGTRGGANRARILRTLDERPRNANQLAEELDLDYKTVRHHLDVLMDNDVVQRSGDDYGAVYLPSPRAQSNWETIEEILEGME, from the coding sequence ATGGAGGCCGTCTTGTGGTACGTGCTGACGGGGACGCGCGGCGGAGCGAACCGCGCGCGCATCCTCCGGACGCTCGACGAACGGCCTCGCAACGCGAACCAACTCGCCGAGGAGTTGGACCTCGATTACAAGACGGTCAGACACCACCTCGACGTGCTGATGGACAACGACGTCGTCCAACGGAGCGGAGACGACTACGGGGCCGTCTACCTGCCCTCCCCGCGGGCGCAGTCGAACTGGGAGACGATAGAGGAGATTCTGGAGGGGATGGAGTGA
- a CDS encoding ABC transporter substrate-binding protein, with translation MSDKHRTFHSKLNRRRVLQGLGGVGIAGLAGCAGGSDSETEGQSGTGTGGGSATEDESTDGGSSGSGGSLRMALVKSPIEFDPIVLNDVPSSQVVDRVVEGLYTYDEGTGVVPLLADGEPTVENGGQRYTVTIQDGATFSNGDPVTASDVKYSFEAPVDEQTPNASEVNMVDSITAVDEKTVQFDLQYPFAAFMNTLTWYVVPQSVREEDTDAFNTGDALVGSGPFVFEEWQEGNFVRLSANGEYWGDPQPNLSEIEFVPVEEATTRVTTLRNGENDVIEEIPPQQYTTVRNSISDASISEVPGIGYFYAAFNCNEGPTTDPLVREGIDYAFDMDQAVSNYVEPTGVRQYSPLPSAVAEDWGFPVDQWSQIPRSKDVDQTKALFDEAGVPDDYSFRIIVPPDDKRQQIGITISNGLQEAGWDASVQRLDWGAFLEQYLTGNEDDYNVYTLGWSGTPDPDAFTYYMFGATEDTLGVTDGTFYHDSSEQAATATEKFVEARRTNDQATRKQLYTEGITTVLEDRAHLPAYNLKNSFGVKDYVSDWHAHPVSSFTLATDYNNVSVNQQ, from the coding sequence ATGTCAGACAAACATAGAACCTTTCACAGCAAACTGAACCGCCGTCGCGTTCTCCAGGGACTCGGTGGCGTAGGCATCGCGGGTCTCGCCGGCTGCGCGGGCGGCTCCGACAGCGAGACGGAGGGCCAGAGCGGAACCGGCACCGGCGGCGGGAGCGCCACGGAGGACGAGAGCACGGACGGCGGAAGCTCCGGGTCCGGCGGAAGCCTCCGCATGGCGCTCGTCAAGAGCCCCATCGAGTTCGACCCCATCGTCCTCAACGACGTTCCCTCCTCGCAGGTCGTCGACCGGGTCGTCGAGGGCCTCTACACGTACGACGAGGGCACCGGGGTCGTCCCGCTCCTCGCCGACGGCGAACCGACCGTCGAGAACGGCGGGCAGCGCTACACGGTGACGATTCAGGACGGCGCGACGTTCTCGAACGGCGACCCCGTCACGGCGAGCGACGTGAAGTACTCCTTCGAGGCGCCGGTCGACGAGCAGACCCCGAACGCCTCCGAGGTGAACATGGTCGACTCCATCACCGCGGTGGACGAGAAGACGGTGCAGTTCGACCTCCAGTACCCGTTCGCGGCGTTCATGAACACGCTGACGTGGTACGTCGTCCCGCAGTCCGTCCGCGAGGAGGACACCGACGCGTTCAACACGGGCGACGCGCTCGTGGGGTCCGGTCCGTTCGTCTTCGAGGAGTGGCAGGAGGGCAACTTCGTCCGCCTGTCGGCCAACGGGGAGTACTGGGGCGACCCGCAGCCGAACCTCTCGGAAATCGAGTTCGTTCCGGTCGAGGAGGCGACGACGCGGGTGACGACGCTCCGCAACGGCGAGAACGACGTCATCGAGGAGATTCCGCCGCAGCAGTACACGACGGTCCGGAACAGCATCTCCGACGCGAGCATCAGCGAAGTGCCCGGTATCGGCTACTTCTACGCGGCGTTCAACTGCAACGAGGGGCCGACGACGGACCCGCTGGTCCGCGAAGGTATCGACTACGCCTTCGATATGGACCAGGCGGTCAGCAACTACGTCGAACCGACGGGCGTCCGCCAGTACAGTCCGCTGCCGAGCGCCGTCGCGGAGGACTGGGGTTTCCCGGTCGACCAGTGGAGCCAGATTCCGCGCTCGAAGGACGTCGACCAGACGAAGGCGCTGTTCGACGAGGCCGGCGTGCCGGACGACTACTCGTTCCGCATCATCGTGCCGCCGGACGACAAGCGCCAACAGATCGGTATCACCATCTCGAACGGCCTGCAGGAGGCCGGTTGGGACGCGAGCGTCCAGCGCCTCGACTGGGGCGCGTTCCTCGAACAGTATCTCACCGGGAACGAGGACGACTACAACGTCTACACGCTCGGCTGGTCCGGGACGCCCGACCCCGACGCGTTCACCTACTACATGTTCGGAGCGACCGAGGACACCCTCGGAGTCACCGACGGGACGTTCTACCACGATTCGAGCGAGCAGGCGGCGACCGCCACGGAGAAGTTCGTCGAAGCGCGGAGAACGAACGACCAGGCGACGCGGAAGCAGCTCTACACGGAGGGCATCACGACGGTGCTCGAAGACCGCGCGCACCTGCCAGCCTACAACCTCAAGAACAGCTTCGGTGTGAAAGACTACGTCAGCGACTGGCACGCGCACCCGGTGAGCAGCTTCACACTCGCGACCGACTACAACAACGTCTCCGTCAACCAACAGTAA
- a CDS encoding CPBP family intramembrane glutamic endopeptidase: MSTDPRTSSSGSSVSPDSDARSLRARVRALLVAVLLAGLGIAVGSILVLAAGLALTLAGVPITPVLSIVISLALATGVGFGGVALLYLWYRDFDISYVGVRVPSLREVAYVVGGYFLALGLAFSAAVVISSVGAEGGTNNAAQIGMENPEVLLLLIPASFLLIGPGEELLYRGVVQNRIRERFPAVVAIPVASLIFASIHYFSLSGAPSARLISIAVLVLPTLVFGAVYELSDNIVVPALTHGAYNATLFSGLYLFVRFGGEMQQQAALLFG; the protein is encoded by the coding sequence GTGTCCACTGACCCACGAACGTCCTCGTCCGGGTCCTCCGTCTCGCCGGACTCGGACGCACGCTCGCTCCGCGCCCGCGTCCGGGCGCTCCTCGTCGCCGTCCTCTTGGCCGGTCTCGGCATCGCCGTCGGTTCGATACTCGTGCTCGCGGCCGGCCTCGCCTTGACCCTCGCCGGCGTCCCGATAACCCCCGTCCTGAGCATCGTCATCTCGTTGGCGCTGGCGACGGGCGTCGGGTTCGGCGGCGTCGCCCTCCTCTATCTGTGGTACCGCGACTTCGACATCTCCTACGTCGGCGTCCGCGTGCCGTCGCTCCGCGAGGTCGCCTACGTGGTCGGCGGCTACTTCCTCGCCTTGGGACTGGCGTTCTCCGCGGCGGTCGTCATCTCCTCGGTCGGCGCCGAGGGCGGGACGAACAACGCCGCGCAGATCGGTATGGAGAACCCCGAGGTGCTGCTGTTGCTCATCCCGGCGTCGTTCCTGCTCATCGGCCCCGGCGAGGAACTGCTCTACCGCGGCGTCGTCCAGAACCGCATCCGCGAGCGGTTCCCGGCGGTCGTGGCGATTCCGGTCGCGAGCCTCATCTTCGCGTCCATCCACTACTTCTCGCTGTCGGGCGCCCCCTCCGCGCGCCTCATCAGCATCGCGGTGCTCGTCCTCCCGACGCTCGTCTTCGGCGCCGTCTACGAACTCTCGGACAACATCGTCGTCCCCGCCCTGACCCACGGCGCGTACAACGCGACGCTGTTCTCGGGGCTCTACCTCTTCGTGCGCTTCGGCGGGGAGATGCAACAGCAGGCGGCGTTGCTGTTCGGCTGA
- a CDS encoding VOC family protein, whose translation MDVTEIDHANLHIPADGVEAAVEFYRDRLGLAIENRELYESGDKPFFSVRLAPGAVLHLQPDESFEASAGDGFDHLALRVDAGIEELKSQLDEAGVDVDRELEPLGATGVAPAVYVTDPFGYTLELKAARD comes from the coding sequence ATGGACGTCACCGAGATAGACCACGCGAACCTCCACATCCCGGCCGACGGCGTCGAGGCCGCGGTCGAGTTCTACCGCGACCGACTGGGACTGGCGATAGAGAACCGCGAGTTGTACGAGTCGGGCGACAAGCCCTTCTTCTCCGTGCGCCTCGCGCCCGGCGCCGTCCTTCACCTCCAACCCGACGAGTCGTTCGAGGCGTCGGCGGGGGACGGGTTCGACCACCTCGCCCTCCGCGTCGACGCCGGCATCGAGGAGCTGAAATCCCAACTGGACGAGGCGGGCGTCGACGTCGACCGCGAACTGGAACCGCTCGGCGCGACGGGTGTCGCCCCCGCTGTCTACGTCACCGACCCGTTCGGCTACACGCTCGAACTGAAAGCGGCGCGCGACTGA